The Desulfobacterales bacterium genome includes the window TGTTGTAAGTTAATAAAATTACAGGCTTTTATTATTTTTGGTTTTCTGAAAATGGTCTCAATATTTATAAACATGTTTAGCACGAAAATCGGTGTTCAAGGATACGACGCCTGAATCTATTGCTGATTTAATCAAAGAGAAATATCATATCATCAAAAACAAACCCTATATTTGGAAAGAGATTTCAAAAAAGAGCCGATGTTTCGTTGCAGAAAATTACTCCTGGGACAAGCATGTTGAAGAATTGGAGAAACATATTTAACCTGAGTATCTCACAAAACATATTTTCCGACTGATTTATTGACAAACCGGCTTTAGATTGGTATGAATTATTTATTCCGAATTACGGAGGCATAAAATATGAAAATATCTGAACGAGGACAAATTACCATACCCAAGCCGCTTCGAAATCGGTTCGGGCTATATAAAAATGTTGAAATTGAAATGATTTCGACAAAAGGGGGCGTTTTAATAAAAAAACGCAGTCATGATAAACATCCTGTTGATTTGACATATGGAATTTTAAATAGGCCATCTGATACCGACACATATATCGAAGAGGTTCGGGGAAGGTGATTACCGCTGTTGATACCAATATTCTTTTAGATGTCTTTCTGCCCGATGAAAGATTCGCTTCCGATTCTTCAAAACTTTTAAAACTGGCATACGATGAAGGCGCTCTGGTTATCTGTGATATCGTATATGCTGAACTTGTGCCTCAGTTTAATGAAAGATCATTACTGGACAGCACCTTGAAAATTATAAATGTATCCTTATCGTCTCTGGATAGCGATGTTGCATTTCTCGCCGGCGAAAAATGGAAAATGTACAGACAGTCGGGTGGACAGAGAAATCGCATCATCACAGATTTTTTGATAGGTGCCCATGCCCAGCTTAAGACAGATCGTTTCCTTTCCCGCGACAGGGGTTTTTACAAATCCTACTTCCCGGATCTTAAACTATTTTCCCTGTAAGTAAATTTCCTTATAGTTGAGTTTTTTTAAGGTATCTCAGATTCTGTTCCGCAAAGTAGATTTTGTATATTCATACAAAAAACACTTGTGTATTTTGCACATTGGTATAAAATACTTTTATGGAACGAGTGCAATCGACATATTTATTTGACCCGGAAATAAACGCCGGGAAAATGATTTTTTTGTCCGGCCCACGCCAAATCGGTAAAACAACCTTTGTTTTAGAAAAGCTTAAGGCAACCGGACAGGGGCACATGTATTTCAATTGGGATGATCCCTACGTGCCCCGGGAATACAAACGCAACCCGCATTTTTTAAAAGCTAAAATTGCTGCTGAGAAAAAAAGACCGCTGATCGCTTTTGATGAAATCCATAAACATAAACAGTGGAAAAATATTTTAAAAGGTCTTTATGATCTGCATAAAGAAGAGGCGCGGTTCATTATAACGGGAAGCGCGAGGCTTGATTACTTCAGACAATCGGGTGATAGCCTCGTCGGGAGGTATTTTTCTTACCGTATGTTTCCTTTGGGTTTGTCTGAAGCAATGGGGAAAATGCAACGAATTTCTAATGATGGCGAATTGTTTTCCGACAAAAAGGCAAAGGAGTTGCTCGCATTATTGCATGATGTTCCGCTAAAGCAGGCGAAAGAAATTATGCAACAGATGATGCTTTTCGGTGGATTCCCCGAGCCGTTTTTAAAGGCAAACAAACGTTTTTCTGTAAAATGGCGGCGGGATTATCAGTCTTTATTGCTTTACGAGGATTTGCGCGACTTATCACGTATTCAGGATATCAAGGGCGTTGAGCAACTCCTCCTGATATTGCCGGACCGTGTGGCATCACCCTTGAGCATCAATGCATTGAGGGAAGACTTGCAGGTGAATCACCGCACGGTCAGCAACTGGATTGAGGCGCTTAAAAAGATATATTTGATATTTTCAATCCTGCCATGGAGTCGACATATTTCCAAAGCCATTAAAAAAGAACCCAAAATCTATTTTTACGATTGGACATTGGTTCCGAATAAGGGCGCATGTTTTGAAAATCTGGTTGCGGTTTCACTTTTACGGTTGGTTTGTCGGTGGAATGAACTGGGTTTGGGAAATTACGAACTTCGGTATGTACGAAACCATCAAGGGATGGAAGTTGATTTTTTAATTATTAAAGACAGACAACCGGTAGCGCTCTTTGAAGCTAAAGAGACGGAATTAGAGCATAGTCGGTCAGGGGCGCTCTTTAGCAGGCAACTACAGATACCGTATTTCCAGATTGTTGAACATTTTGATGGTGTCGAGGCCTGGCCGGATCAAAAATATACTGTGGCTGCATATAGGATGCTAAGTTTGCTGGGATAATGACATATCTAAAATAAACCCGTACCATTTGGAGATACTTAAAAATTTTAACGAGGCGCGGCACTATTAACCAAAAAAAGGAATCGAATTGCTGGCGGCTTTTTCCCCAAAAGAGCATGAAAAATTGGCGAAAATAGTTGGGAAACATATATGAGAGAAATACCTGTTATTCAGTATCAAAATGTCGGGGATTATCCGGAAAATATGATGGAAGACGGCATCTTGCCCAAAACGTTTGAGCGGCAAATGAAGTTCTTTTCGGATAACAACTTTGATATTGTGACGTTAGATAAGGCGCTGGATCATCTCAACAAAAAAATCAAATTAAATTCCAATGCCCTGGCGATTACGATTAACGGCGGATATCAGGACGCCTATGCCAATGCACTGCCTGTTTTAAAAAGGTGTAATCTAAAGGCCACTTTTTTCATCTCGCCCGAATTTATCGGGAATCAAAGGACAATTAACGGCGAACCGATTAAATGCCTTACATGGGAAGAAGTCAGAAAACTTATCGAAAACGGGATGGAAGTCGGTTTGCTGGCTTATCGGGGGACGAGCATCAAACAAAAGTATGATGAAGAGGTCGTAAAAGAAAGCATTATAAAAGAATTGCATATTTTTCATGATAAATTGGGAAATGAAATTAAGTTGCGTTATTGTGCTTTCAAAGAGGGGGTACCCTCCAAATCGTTATGGAAATTTATCCAGGGGCAGGGTTTTGAGGCGGTATTTTCCCAGTGCCCAACCAATCGCAGGGCTTCCAATCGAGCAATCGGCAGAATCCAGATCGACGATGACGATCATAATATTTTTCTGACAAAGATTTCAAAGACCTATCTTTTTTTTAAAGATAAATGGATCTGGAAGTATTTGCGTAAGTATAAAGCCGACCGGGTAGCGCATAGAATCTCTGACACCTGGAATTGGATTAAAGGGGACAAGAATTAGCTGATGAAAAGAACTAAAACAATTTGCTCTCACAGAGCGCTCAGAGGCACAGAGAATTTTTAAAGAATTTCTGAGGGAAAAATTCTTTAATATATCATCCTGTAAATACAATAATAGATATGGACATCGAGTTAAATGATGGAATTTTCAGATCCTTCCATATCAAAGGATCTGAAAAAACTCTGAGCCTCTGCGAACGCTGTGAGAGACCAAAATAATTATGTGCGGAATTTGCGGAAAAATAAGTTACGGTCATGAGCCCATCGACCGCTCTTTGATCGAGAAGATGTGCCGATCATTCGCCTGTCGCGGGCCGGACGATGAAGGCATCTACATCAGCAGTCAAGATAACGGCGGTTCCGGCCGGGTGCAGGTTGCCTTGGGGCACAGGCGGCTATCCATTATTGATTTGTCAGCCGCCGGTCATCAGCCCATGTCAAATGAAACGGATACGCTCTGGGTTACCTATAACGGCGAGATATATAATTTCAGAGAACTGAAAAACCGGCTCAGCAAAAATGGCCACCGATTCAAAAGCGATACCGACACCGAGGTCATCCTGCATCTTTATGAAGAAGCGGGTACCGGGGCCGTTCAGAAATTCAACGGCATGTTTGCCTTTGCACTTTGGGACAGTCAAAAGGAGCAGCTCTGGGTCTGTCGCGACCGTTTGGGAATCAAACCGCTGGTATATTACTGGGACGGAAAGCACTTTGCTTTCGCTTCGGAAATCAAGGCGCTCTTATGTGATCCGCTGATCCCAAGGGAATTGGATTTTAAGGCGCTTGAGCTTTACCTGGCTTTCAGTTATATCCCCGCGCCCTATACGATCTTTAAGGGAATCAAAAAACTGGATCCCGGTCATTTTCTGGTGCTGAAAGATCAAGAACTGACGATTGAAAAATACTGGGATATTCCCCCGGGGAACAGCCTGGCGGAAGCGGGAAAATCTTTTAACGATCAGCGGCGCATCTTTAAGGACCTTCTTTACCGAACGCTGAGCCAGGCAGTTGAAAAACGCCTGATTGCCGATGTGCCCCTGGGCGCATTCTTAAGCGGCGGGATTGACTCCAGTGTCATTGTGGCTTTGATGTCCCAGCATTCCAGCAAACCGGTTCAAACCTTTTCCATCGGCTTTAAGGAAGCCAGCCTTTATGACGAAACCCATTACGCCCGGGAAGTGGCCGAACTTTATAATACCGATCACCACGAATTTAAGTTGACCCATCGGGACATGCTCGATGTTTTTCCGGAAGTTCTTTCCACCTTTGACGAACCGTTTGCAGATTCATCCGCGATTCCCACCTATATTGTTTCCCGGGAGACCCGCCGACATGTTACCGTGGCCCTTTCAGGAGACGGCGGCGACGAGCTTTTTGCCGGGTATCGATCCTATCTGGGGGAGTACTGGCGCCGGCGTTATCGAACGGTTCCCGCCTTTATCCGAACAGGGCTGATTGAAACACTTATACGGATGGTTCCGGATTCCAGGGATGTGCGCGTGCTCGAATATGTCCGGCGGCTTAAAAAATTTATCAAAAGCACCAAAGGTTCTTACCCCGAGCGCATGCTTGCGCTAAAAGAAATATTTTCGCGTGATATGCGGCAAAAAATATTGTCTCGCAGCGATCCCGCTGATGAAGACCTGCCGTTGCAACACTTGCAAGGGCTGCTGGGGCGGTTTGGGTCGGAGGAACTGAACAGCATCCTGTATGCCGATACCAAGGATTCATTGCCGGGGGATATGCTAACAAAAGTGGACTGGATGAGCATGAAAAATTCCCTTGAGGTTCGGGTTCCCTTTTTGGACTATGAGGTGGTGGAACTTGCTTTTCAAATGCCGGGTGCTTTAAAGCTTCATAGAGGTGAAACCAAGTATATTCTCAAGGAAACGTTTAAGGACCTTCTGCCCAAAACCCTGCATCACCGTCCTAAGGCCGGCTTTGAAATACCCATCAGCAGGTGGCTGAAAACGGATTTGAAATTCCTTCTGGATCAGTATCTGGATGCGGGCAGGATAAAAAAACAGGGCATTTTTGATTACGGTGTTATAGAAGGACTGATCCGCAAGCATGAAACCAACCGCACGGATACTTCCTGGATGCTCTGGAATCTGATTGTGTTTCAATACTGGCATGAATCATATTTTAAGTGAAACAGGATATCTGCGAGAAGTTAGAGAACAGGGCCTTCAATTATTTGATGCTCTTGAAAGGATTCAGGGGTTCAAGGGGTCAAGGATTCAAGTGAAATACTGAAAAATGAAAACCAAGCCCAAAGTGGTGCATATTATCACCCGCCTGGATATGGGCGGTTCGGCCCAGAACACCCTGCTGAACTGCAAGGAACTGGCAGAGAAATATCGCATGGTTTTAGTCCATGGGCTTTCGCTTGAATCCGGGATAACTGACCGGGAAAAACAGACCCTATCAGGCCAGAAATCAGAAGCGCTGGCAAAGGGCGTCCGGTTTGTTCCGGTTTCAACATTGGTTCGGCGGATCGATCCTTTTAAGGATTTACACGCCTTGATTTTTTTGATGAAGCTGATCCGCAAGGAAAGGCCTGTGCTTGTGCATACCCATTCCTCCAAGGCCGGCATTTTGGGCCGCTTGGCCGCTTGGCTGGCCGGGGTCCCCAACATTGTGCATACCCCCCACGGTCATGTTTTCTATGGACATTTCGGGCCGGTGGCGTCCAGGTTTTTTCTGTTGATGGAGAGGGTATTTGATTTCATTACGGACCGTGTTATTGCCCTTACAGAAGGAGAGAAGAAAGATTACATTGCTCTTTCGGTTTCTCACCCTCAAAAATTACATACCATTCACAGCGGTGTTGATGTCGATCGATTTAAACCCGGCCGTACGGACGTCACTGCTTTAACAAAACAGCTGGGCTGGAGCGACAAAAGCCTTGTGGTTGGAACCATCGGGTGGCTGCTGCCCATCAAGGGACCAGACGTTCTGTTCGAAGCCATGATGCACATATGGGAGAAAAAAATTAATGCCCTTCTCGTCTATGTGGGTAAGGGTGAATTGGAGCCTAAGTTAAAAGCGGAAGCTTTCAGCCGGGGGGTTGAAGATCGGGTGGTTTTTTTAGGATGGCGCAGCGATGTTGATGATATTGTTCAGCTGTTCGATGTTTTTGTTTTACCCTCCTTAAATGAGGGTATGGGGAGGGTTTTGGTGGAAGCTATGGCTGCCGCTAAACCGGTTGTGGCCAGTGACGTGGGGGGGATCCCCGATCTGGTGCGGCACAAGCAGAACGGTTTTCTGGTAAATCCAGGGGACAGTAAGGGCCTGGCCTATTACATCGAAAAGCTGCTGGCGGACCGGCAACTCAGGATCCAGATGGGAGGGCGGGGCCAGGAACTGTCCCAACATTACAGCGTCCGGAATATGGTCGCAAAAATCGATGCACTATACTTTTCCCTTTTGCAAGACTATCGGACATGATAGCATATAAGGTCGGTAATCATACCAACCATGAAAAGGAGAGCATAAAATGAAAGAAAACGGATTAGGCGTTTTGTTTGTCAGGCATTTGGTGATGGCGATACCTTGGGGCGTCATTTTTCTTGTCGTTATGCTCATCACATCTATCGGTATAAAGCAGCAAATTAAAGAGGGG containing:
- the asnB gene encoding asparagine synthase (glutamine-hydrolyzing), whose amino-acid sequence is MCGICGKISYGHEPIDRSLIEKMCRSFACRGPDDEGIYISSQDNGGSGRVQVALGHRRLSIIDLSAAGHQPMSNETDTLWVTYNGEIYNFRELKNRLSKNGHRFKSDTDTEVILHLYEEAGTGAVQKFNGMFAFALWDSQKEQLWVCRDRLGIKPLVYYWDGKHFAFASEIKALLCDPLIPRELDFKALELYLAFSYIPAPYTIFKGIKKLDPGHFLVLKDQELTIEKYWDIPPGNSLAEAGKSFNDQRRIFKDLLYRTLSQAVEKRLIADVPLGAFLSGGIDSSVIVALMSQHSSKPVQTFSIGFKEASLYDETHYAREVAELYNTDHHEFKLTHRDMLDVFPEVLSTFDEPFADSSAIPTYIVSRETRRHVTVALSGDGGDELFAGYRSYLGEYWRRRYRTVPAFIRTGLIETLIRMVPDSRDVRVLEYVRRLKKFIKSTKGSYPERMLALKEIFSRDMRQKILSRSDPADEDLPLQHLQGLLGRFGSEELNSILYADTKDSLPGDMLTKVDWMSMKNSLEVRVPFLDYEVVELAFQMPGALKLHRGETKYILKETFKDLLPKTLHHRPKAGFEIPISRWLKTDLKFLLDQYLDAGRIKKQGIFDYGVIEGLIRKHETNRTDTSWMLWNLIVFQYWHESYFK
- a CDS encoding glycosyltransferase family 4 protein yields the protein MKTKPKVVHIITRLDMGGSAQNTLLNCKELAEKYRMVLVHGLSLESGITDREKQTLSGQKSEALAKGVRFVPVSTLVRRIDPFKDLHALIFLMKLIRKERPVLVHTHSSKAGILGRLAAWLAGVPNIVHTPHGHVFYGHFGPVASRFFLLMERVFDFITDRVIALTEGEKKDYIALSVSHPQKLHTIHSGVDVDRFKPGRTDVTALTKQLGWSDKSLVVGTIGWLLPIKGPDVLFEAMMHIWEKKINALLVYVGKGELEPKLKAEAFSRGVEDRVVFLGWRSDVDDIVQLFDVFVLPSLNEGMGRVLVEAMAAAKPVVASDVGGIPDLVRHKQNGFLVNPGDSKGLAYYIEKLLADRQLRIQMGGRGQELSQHYSVRNMVAKIDALYFSLLQDYRT
- a CDS encoding ATP-binding protein; this encodes MERVQSTYLFDPEINAGKMIFLSGPRQIGKTTFVLEKLKATGQGHMYFNWDDPYVPREYKRNPHFLKAKIAAEKKRPLIAFDEIHKHKQWKNILKGLYDLHKEEARFIITGSARLDYFRQSGDSLVGRYFSYRMFPLGLSEAMGKMQRISNDGELFSDKKAKELLALLHDVPLKQAKEIMQQMMLFGGFPEPFLKANKRFSVKWRRDYQSLLLYEDLRDLSRIQDIKGVEQLLLILPDRVASPLSINALREDLQVNHRTVSNWIEALKKIYLIFSILPWSRHISKAIKKEPKIYFYDWTLVPNKGACFENLVAVSLLRLVCRWNELGLGNYELRYVRNHQGMEVDFLIIKDRQPVALFEAKETELEHSRSGALFSRQLQIPYFQIVEHFDGVEAWPDQKYTVAAYRMLSLLG
- a CDS encoding type II toxin-antitoxin system VapC family toxin; its protein translation is MITAVDTNILLDVFLPDERFASDSSKLLKLAYDEGALVICDIVYAELVPQFNERSLLDSTLKIINVSLSSLDSDVAFLAGEKWKMYRQSGGQRNRIITDFLIGAHAQLKTDRFLSRDRGFYKSYFPDLKLFSL
- a CDS encoding AbrB/MazE/SpoVT family DNA-binding domain-containing protein, translating into MKISERGQITIPKPLRNRFGLYKNVEIEMISTKGGVLIKKRSHDKHPVDLTYGILNRPSDTDTYIEEVRGR
- a CDS encoding polysaccharide deacetylase family protein encodes the protein MREIPVIQYQNVGDYPENMMEDGILPKTFERQMKFFSDNNFDIVTLDKALDHLNKKIKLNSNALAITINGGYQDAYANALPVLKRCNLKATFFISPEFIGNQRTINGEPIKCLTWEEVRKLIENGMEVGLLAYRGTSIKQKYDEEVVKESIIKELHIFHDKLGNEIKLRYCAFKEGVPSKSLWKFIQGQGFEAVFSQCPTNRRASNRAIGRIQIDDDDHNIFLTKISKTYLFFKDKWIWKYLRKYKADRVAHRISDTWNWIKGDKN